The genomic interval ACAACGTGCCATACTCGTGCTTAGGCTCTTTGATTGGGATCGTACAAGTGATGACGAGTCGCTCGGCAGGTTAGGCAATCGTTTTCACAACAACATCAATGAGTATCCGACAGAATAAGAAAAACACATCCAAAACAATACTTTATCCACTGAGCCCAAACAGACCACACAATTCTCACAGTACTCAATCCCCAAACAGTTTTTCCACTTTTGGCTCCACTTTTGGCCCGAGACCCGCTTAACACTTAACAAGAATTTTACGttatcaaattttaaaaataatttatactaaatataattgttatttcCATCGCCTGCAGAGCCTCCATCGATATATCCAGCGTTATCAAGAAGGGCGTTCTAGATACAGTAAGTAATATTtagtaataatattaataaattcttAGCTCAGTACTTAGCGGAAAGCTGAATATTTTATGGTTAACTGGTATTGTGGAATTCCATTTACGCGGGTGGAAAAAGCGTGATTACGCAATATCAAATTCCTAGATGACTTTTcctcaattattttattatgcgGAATAAAAGTCAGAGCGtggattttatttttctacaTCAACTTCGGTTTCACTCATTAAACAAATCCACCGCCTAGGTTGGAAGAAgagtgaaattaaaattttagggcaatacaaaaacaattcaatctTCCACAGTGGCTTACTCTGGAAGATGCCAAGCATGGCGATCTGCATGTACGTCTGCAATGGTATAGGCTGACCGCCGACCCGAATGATCTGCAGCAAATATTACTGGAAACGCAGCTGCTGCGTGTGACGACCATGAGTGCGGCTGTGCTAAGCGTTTTCATTGACTCGGCCAGGCATCTAAAGGTACATAATATCACACAGTCGGCAGTCTATCTGAATCTTTAAATAATTTCGTTTAAATCCTAAACAGCAAGCACGTTCCAACTCCAAGCCCGATCCCTATTTGGTTTGCAGCGtcaacaaacagaagaaacagACCGCAATGATACTGCGCGATGATTCGCCCGTTTGGGAGCAGGGCTTCACCTTCCTGGTGAACAATCCGGACAACGAGTGTCTGAACATTAAGATCTACGATCAGAAGACAGGCAACGATATCGGCCAATATACCTACACACTGAGCACCCTGCTCAAACAGTTCAACATGGAAGTCATACAGCAGCCCTTCCAACTGCAAAAATCAGGGCCCGAATCAAAACTATATATGTCACTATCTCTGCGCATTCTGAAGGCTGGCGATATTGTTAAGGAATCCGAATCCTTGGAGCAGGCGGCAGCCTTGCAACGCAGCACCTCCACCGACGTGCCAGTACTGTCTACTCAATTATCGAAGGTATtcaaatctttaaaatatatttatgccttCCGCGTATAAGCATAAACATTCTGAATTCGCCACGCGCCGTCTGTGGGCTACAGGGGCTTTCGTAGTCGAGCACACTCTAATGCAGCATTCCTGCTTGTATCTAATTGAAAATTGCCGTAACTTTCAATCATAATTTTCATCCTGCATAATTTTCATCCTGTTTTAAAGCTGCAAAAATAGTGTGAAAATGAATTAATTCATTTGTTAAAACCGCCTTTCCTCATCCCACTCGTGGACCgcagtcagtcaattagtcTTAATTAGGTTTTGGGACATCGATTTTTAGTATAATAATATGCAATCATAACAGGTAGAAATGTTTGTtaccagcaacaaaaaaacatgcatatatagaTTTACCACCTACCTTACCATCTCCTCAACATCGCCATTTGTTACCTGTTTAATCCGTTATTAATTCGGCCATTTCTTAGGACGATCAGGCGAAGAGCAAACGTCTTTCCGCAGAGTCACCGATCAGCGAGGAGGAGGCCGTCAAGAGTGCGCCAGTGATCCCGGCATCCGCATCGCTGGAGAAGCCAATTAGCGAGGTGGTCAGCTCGGTGCTGACACATCGTATGCCCGAGACGACCTCAACTGCTGGGGAACATGGGCTGGGTCGCATTCAGCTGTCCATCACGTACTCGGCCCAGCGCCAGAAGCTCGATGTGACCATACACAAGATAATGAATATACCGTTGCGTGACCCTAGCAGCATACCGGACCCATATGTCAAGCTGTATTTGCTGCCTGGTCGCAGCAAGGAGTCCAAGCGCAAGACCAGCATCATCAAGGACAACTGCAATCCCGTCTACGATGCATCCTTTGAGTACCTCATCTCTATTGCCGAGCTGAGGCACACGGCACTCGAGGTTACTGTCTGCACACAGAAGGGGTTCCTATCCAGCGGCAGTCCCATCATTGGCATGGTGAGTGAGCAGGTCAAAAACCAACCCCTAGTTGACTACCTGAGCACGCCAGCAGCCGCTCGCTTGTAATTCCCAACAGCTTCTTTGGCCTCAagtgcatttatatagttgCTTTTTTGGTCTACACTCGTTCTTGCTTCGGCAGAACATATACTAAAATTGGAACGATACAGAGAAGATTAGCATGGCCCCTGCGCAAGGATGACACGCAAAATCGTGAAGCGTTCCACatttttttgtacaaatatACCTTTGCCAagggtattattattttctctttaaatttgtatgcaatCTTAGgttctgtttgtttgtgtttttgtttaactaaTTTTCTTTGGATGGTTCTTTTGCAGCTTAAATTACCTTTGGATGACAGCGAGATTACAACGCCCGCTGGCCTTAAGTCCTGGTTTGATCTGCAGCCAGAGCTGAAGCACGAGTGAATCAGCTGGgggaaattgaaattgaaatcatCAGGAATCACAGTCAGTAGAATCTGAACTGTATATTTGTcattgttttgtatttaatttgtgtaTAAAAGTGAATTGTATTTATGACTCTCTTAAGCAAAACTGGTTGGCCTTTCAACACTTGAACCAAAACTCTCTTAGTCGTGCCTCTGAATCTGTATTTTCTATTGTAGTTTAAGTAAAGCGGACAAATTGTGTTTACACCTGTAATTAATGtctttaacaaataaatataatttcataTTCAAAAATTAGCATAAGAATCTGATGTTACCGGGCTCTTCAGAAATAtccatttgtttgttttattttaccGCGCATCCAGTGAACGTGGGCAAACTATTTTTGGATAAATCTTTAGAGGATCTCATCAAAACCAACATACATGAAATTTCAGCCAGAGtgtgcatattaaaaaaaaattgtcaagcatattttgaaaatttagaATTTTGGCTTATGGAAATATGTGAAATCGAATGAAAATACAAAACTTGCGTACAATCGGATTTTCCCCATTTTTCCCTATGTGCGagtacatttttttcaaagcGTGTGCGTtgattttatgcatatatatttataaatattttatatatatttgactgaattcaattttaaaatatttcatggCAAGCTGAATATATGTCAAAGCAACGACACCGCGATTAGCGTGTACACAAACCAATGTGAAACAGCCAACAGATGTCGCTTTATTGCTGGTGTGCTTATAATTCCCAACTGCGTATTGGGCCAGAGCTGCTTTTATATAGCTGCTTTTTTGGTCTACACTCGTTCTTGCTTCGGCAGAACATATACTAAAATTGGAACGATACAGAGAAGATTAGCATGGCCCCTGCGCAAGGATGACACGCAAAATCGTGAAGCGTTCCACATTTTTTTGCAACACCCTGCCTTATCCACGCTTCAGCTTTATGAACATTCACCCCAATTTTCTAATACTctgttagttgtttttttgttgccgtcgCCATTTATTTTAGCATTGaaatttggtatttattttgaatatatagaCATTTTTTATTGGTTGGACATGCATAAtgagtgtgttttgtgttcgtattctatatataatttatacttTTCGCTGTTCCtcattattttatacataataattatgttttcttttgctttgcctTAAGGCTcacacaatttaaaattttcaacacagttattttaaatttattttcacttgtacatatatataattagatattcatacatatattcataaatgtttatcaattagttgcaattgttgttggacACCACAATAATTTGTTGGGTTATCTGATAGCCTTGCAGGCCATCTAAAGAGCTGTATAGCTCGATAGTTTCTTGACTTGGAATCGACACGGAACTGAAGGATGTGTAGTACTTTGTTTTGTAACGATTTACTtgaattagttttgtttttcacatacctaattaatataaaaattcataTGTAGGCTTTAAATAGACACATATGAATATAATTCAGGCTctcttgttttatatatatttttagttccCACAGTTTATTCTTggttaattcaatttttgacCATAATTTAAGCTGTATGTAAACCTAcgacacatatgtatatgttatgTATATCATTTTGATCCTTAATTATTTACTGAATATGAAACTTGTATTCAACTTTGAGGTAGTTAATCCTTTGTTTAGGTATTTTACGATTAACAATTACGTTATTGATATCCACATATAAAAATTGGTAAATATGAagcacatttatttaaagcacACATTtacaatacataaatataatatttatgttttcttggtatatatatatatatcctttttctttttttttgtattcgcATTTGTTCTTGTtacaatataaataagaattatataggttaatatttgtgtatgtatataatatttagtATGCTCTTTACACATATTAAACACTGAGGAACTGTCGTGCTTACTTCAATGCTGTCTCGCacttcatttgcatttattacttGCAGTGGGACAAAGACAACCCTAAACCTAAGCAACTCTGTTATACActacagtatatatatatatagcaggTATTACATGCCCCAAAAAATTTTAGTCGCTTTGCTTGCGCTTgtactttgtgtgtgtgtgtgtgtctgtgtggctGTAGCcatgtgtatctgtgtgcgtgtgtgtgtgtgtgggtgtattaGACGTAATGTAATTTTGAATTCGTATTCATATCACTTATGGATTTGAAGCTCCTAAAACATGAATTTGAAAACCCTAATCAAAACTGATGGCCAATCGTTAA from Drosophila virilis strain 15010-1051.87 chromosome 2, Dvir_AGI_RSII-ME, whole genome shotgun sequence carries:
- the Esyt2 gene encoding extended synaptotagmin-2 isoform X3, encoding MLSDKNAAESSTPLADFIVPPDPERVEEPIVPLAQLPKMTETTALPSIATPTATPAATSTATPTTANGNTTVARSRSSDEDGIFSVLYSVGKKVAIVGSIYLVGYMGWSVAWLIAPVILSVARDQLAKTSAKKRDIAKASALANEKDVILARIDELPAWVYFPDVERAEWLNKILKQVWPNANHFARSLVKETIEPNVALALSQYKMHGFRFDRIILGTIPPRIGGVKIYDKNVDRNEIIMDLDLFYASDCDINFYLGGMKGGIKDFQIHGWVRVVMKPLIRSMPLVGGLQIFFLNNPNIDFNLVGVIDFMDMPGLSDLLRRIIVEQIGNVMVLPNKLPISLSEEVSAVALKMPEPEGLLRIHVVEAKNLMKKDISVLGKGKSDPYAIINVGAQEFRTQIIDNNVNPKWDYWCEAVVEVSQRAILVLRLFDWDRTSDDESLGRASIDISSVIKKGVLDTWLTLEDAKHGDLHVRLQWYRLTADPNDLQQILLETQLLRVTTMSAAVLSVFIDSARHLKQARSNSKPDPYLVCSVNKQKKQTAMILRDDSPVWEQGFTFLVNNPDNECLNIKIYDQKTGNDIGQYTYTLSTLLKQFNMEVIQQPFQLQKSGPESKLYMSLSLRILKAGDIVKESESLEQAAALQRSTSTDVPVLSTQLSKDDQAKSKRLSAESPISEEEAVKSAPVIPASASLEKPISEVVSSVLTHRMPETTSTAGEHGLGRIQLSITYSAQRQKLDVTIHKIMNIPLRDPSSIPDPYVKLYLLPGRSKESKRKTSIIKDNCNPVYDASFEYLISIAELRHTALEVTVCTQKGFLSSGSPIIGMLKLPLDDSEITTPAGLKSWFDLQPELKHE
- the Esyt2 gene encoding extended synaptotagmin-2 isoform X4 → MTETTALPSIATPTATPAATSTATPTTANGNTTVARSRSSDEDGIFSVLYSVGKKVAIVGSIYLVGYMGWSVAWLIAPVILSVARDQLAKTSAKKRDIAKASALANEKDVILARIDELPAWVYFPDVERAEWLNKILKQVWPNANHFARSLVKETIEPNVALALSQYKMHGFRFDRIILGTIPPRIGGVKIYDKNVDRNEIIMDLDLFYASDCDINFYLGGMKGGIKDFQIHGWVRVVMKPLIRSMPLVGGLQIFFLNNPNIDFNLVGVIDFMDMPGLSDLLRRIIVEQIGNVMVLPNKLPISLSEEVSAVALKMPEPEGLLRIHVVEAKNLMKKDISVLGKGKSDPYAIINVGAQEFRTQIIDNNVNPKWDYWCEACIFTTINHLVGFSLWDYDQSMPGVQADDVLGRASIDISSVIKKGVLDTWLTLEDAKHGDLHVRLQWYRLTADPNDLQQILLETQLLRVTTMSAAVLSVFIDSARHLKQARSNSKPDPYLVCSVNKQKKQTAMILRDDSPVWEQGFTFLVNNPDNECLNIKIYDQKTGNDIGQYTYTLSTLLKQFNMEVIQQPFQLQKSGPESKLYMSLSLRILKAGDIVKESESLEQAAALQRSTSTDVPVLSTQLSKDDQAKSKRLSAESPISEEEAVKSAPVIPASASLEKPISEVVSSVLTHRMPETTSTAGEHGLGRIQLSITYSAQRQKLDVTIHKIMNIPLRDPSSIPDPYVKLYLLPGRSKESKRKTSIIKDNCNPVYDASFEYLISIAELRHTALEVTVCTQKGFLSSGSPIIGMLKLPLDDSEITTPAGLKSWFDLQPELKHE